AATCACTGATTGAAGAGGGCAATTTAGATGAATATTTAAAAATAATTAAAAATGAGTTGGAATGCAGCGGTGTTGATATGGCCGCCGCATTATTAAAGATGATTAGGGAAAATTAATTATTTTCCACCATCAATAATATTAAATTTAATTTTTTGGTTTTCAAGTTCACGAGTAAATGCCTTGCTCATGTCCCCAACGCAAATTGCAAGGACATTTAAACCTTTACGGGCAGCATTTGCAGTTGCTTGTGGTGCAGCATATTCAATTGATATTGGCATGCCTAGTTTTAAAGCAACAGCACGTGAAACAGTGCCGGCAATGGCAATTCTATCTATTTTTTCACCAGTGTTGGTTCCTTTTTCATATATGTTTTTAATGAGTTCAAAATCACAGGATTTAGATCCTCCATCTTTTATAGTAGGAACATTGATTACAGTAACTTCACCAAGTCCCATGTCAATTATTCCAGTTAAATTAGTTAAAGCAACATCCATTCCTTCTTCTGCATCGTCCAATACTACGCCTGTTGCATTTTCTTCTTTTTTATGAGCATATAAAACTCCATCTTCCATAAATAATCCAACAATATCATCTTTATCAAGATTTTCTTTTGCTATTGCCGGCCAGATGGTTTTATAATGATTCATAGTTTCTAAAACAGAATCCGAATATTTTCTTAAATTAATTGCATCTTTTTTAACTTTGTCAATACCGTCTTGGGTAATTTTATATGGGGATCTACCGTCTTTTGAAGTTATATAGCCTAATTCCATCAATGTTTTAATATTTTCTGAAACAGCTTGGACAGTGATCCCTAACTTTTCAGCCAAATCTTTCTGTTTGAGATGAGGGTCTTGTTTTGAAATTTCACTTAATATTTGGAAATGTGTTAACGCACCTCTTTTTTTAAATGCTCTCATCATTTTTCATTCCTCAATTAAAGTTGATTAATTACTATTTTTATCTTTACTAATATATATACTATTTTGTTAGTTTGCCTTCAAGAGAATTGTTGAATTGTTTAATAAATTCAGACTTTTTATCAAAAGGTATATATGCACCACATGCCATGGAGTGTCCACCACCACTTCCTCCAACTTTACTTGCAATATTACGTATAATATTTCCAAAGTGAATTCCATCGTATGATAAAAGTCTTGAACATCTAAGTGAAACTTTAATTCCTCCATCATCTGTTTGAGTAAATCCTATAATTGGCTTTTTCCAATTGCAATATCCCAGTATCATTCCAGTAATGGTACCAACTATTTCCGGTTTAATGCCTGTGCCGTCAAAGTATTGTAGGTTTTCAAGTTCAACTATATTTGAGTCTGCATCCTCAGCAACTTGTTCAATAGATTGGGCTAAATTGTGTCTATGGTCGCGGTTTACGACTTCAAGCTCGTCTAAAGCTGCAACTCTATCTCCTTTCAGCACTTCCATTGCTATTTTTTCTTCATGGTTTCTTCCACAAGCATTCATTGCTGTTGAAAATTCAGAAGCATCTCTTAGAAAACTGTCTTTGGATTCTTGTAAAAATGTGTACGAATCACCAATAATCAATTGTGAGATGTATTTAACATAATTCCCAGGGACTTCTTTAGCTATCATTCCTGAAAGTTTTTGGTAAAGTTTACCCTTATCTTCCATTGTGAGTTCATTCAGTGTTTTTCTATTATTTTTCTCATCAATGCCAAGTTCTTCTAAAATAGCCATTGTTTCTGAAGTATTGTTGGTTATGGGGAGTTTAACATCATTGAAATAAGATAGGGCGACGAATAACGGACGTGTATTCCTTCCATAAATGTTAATGTCATTTTCAATGACTTCAAGGTATCCTCCATCAATTGCATCTTGCTGAATTATTTTGTTCAATCCTTCAAAATGACCGCTGTGAGTATTTTGCATATCTCCAATAGCAGATAGGACTCCAATCCAACTTAAATCATCATATCCAAATTCTTTTGAAAGGAAATAGCATAATCCTCCTCCACAAACATAATATGATCCGTCAATTCCATGGTGAATAGGATTAATTTCTAGATAAGTGTAGTCTTTACCGTTTTTATAATCCAGGTCTCTTAATGGAGGATGGTGATCTAGAATAATTATTTTCTGACTCTTCTTTGCATTTGTATCTATTAATTGGCCAGAACCTAAATCTGAAAATATTGTTAAATCATGGTCTAAGTCAATGTTGTCCAGCACGTCTAGATTTACAAATTCAATTTCATGGTTCTTGTTCAGTCTGTCTAGTATGGTTGATAATATTGCGCCTGAACAAATTCCATCACAGTCAATATGGGAATAAACTTTAATGTCCTCACTTGATTGGATGATTTTTTTAGCTTCTCTGTACTGTTCAGACATTAATTGTGGTATTTGCATAATAATCAGTTTCTCATTTTTTTAATCTCTAAACTAACTTCACGAATAAGTTCCAGTTTGGTTTTGTCCCATTCAACAAGGGCTCTTCCAGATTTTTCATACCATTTTCCAGGATATGAAAACTCTTTTTGAATAGTGTGGGTTAATCCAAGTCTTTTCAATGCTCTTTCGATGTCATTGAGTGTAGGTTCTTTTACAGCATCTACTTTGGCGATTTTTCGACCTTCTTTAAGGGTTAAATTCTTATTTAAATATTGTGGCCAAACAGTTATCATATTTTCACCTATTTAATTTGATTTTCAAAGAGATCTAGTGCATCTTTAACCACTAAATCCATATTATAATATTTATATTTTGCAAGTCTACCTGCAAAAATCACATTTTCTTCTTTTTCCATTTCCGCTTCGTATAATTTAAACTTGTCCAAATACTCTTTTGTAGGATAAGGGTAACATTTCTCACCGTTAAATCCGGGATATTCTTTCATAATGGCTGTTTTCCCATCAACCTTTTGTTGAGTTAGCTTTTTAAATTCAGTAATCCTTGTAAAGTAGGGATCGTTTGGATAGTTAACAACGCCTGTTTCCTGATAAGAATCTTGGTCCAGTATATCATATACGAAGTTTAAGCAGCGATATAATAATTCTCCATATTTGTAATCATAAAAGTAATCAATTGGGCCGGTATAGATTAAGGTGCTGTAATTGATCTTGTGGATATAATCTTTATAGTCTGAGTTTAGGCCAACATGGATTTCATCTGATTTAATCATGTTTTTACACATTTGGGTAAATCCTTCCTTTGGCATTCCCTGATAGGTATCTTCAAAATATCGTGTGTCATGATTAAATCTAAAAGGAATCCTTGAAATAACACTTGGACTTAAATTGGCGGCAGATGTTCCCCATTGCTTTTCAGTGTAGTTTTTAAATAGTTTTTCATAAATGTCACGACCGGCATTTTTTAAGACAACATCCTGTGAGGATTTTATCTCATCAATATCTTCTTTATGTTCGTCAATCCATTTTTTCATAGATTCTTCATCCAAATCAAGGTCGTAAAGTGCATTTAATGTATCTATGCAAATGGGCATTGGAACTAGTTTTCCATCAACATAGCTTAAAACCTTGTGTTCGTAGTCTATCCATTTGGTAAATTGTGATAAATAATCATGAACGTCTTTATGATTGGTATGGTAAATGTGGGGGCCGTATTTTTGAATTAGAATGTCGTCTTTGTAGAAATCATATACGTTGCCTCCAATATGGTTTCTTTTTTCAATGACTAATACCTGTTCGTCTAATTCATTTGCAATTCTCTCAGCAAGTGTTAAACCAGAAAGTCCAGCACCAACAATCACATATTTGTAATCATCCATTCTTCATTGCTCCTTTAATTTTTCGAATAATAATTCCATCATATCCGGAACTGTGTATGTGTCGGGGTAAATGTAGGCAACATTATATTTTTCTAAAACTTTTGCTGTAATCGGACCAATTGAAACGGTTATTAAATTGTCAGACAAAAATTTGGCTATTTTTTCCTTATCTTCAACGATTTCAAAGAAATTCTCAACAGTCAATGGACTTGTAAATGTTATTGCATCGATTTTTTTATTTTCGATTTTTGAAATCAAATCCTTGACTGCTTTACTGTCCATTGGAAATAGGGATTTATATGCTTCAGCTAAAATAACTTCATTTCCAAGTTTTTCCAGCTCTTCAGGTAAAACCGGCCTTGCTGATGCAGTTCTTGGAATTCCAATAACTTTGCCGGTTATTCCATGTTTTTTAAACTCGTCAATAAGGCCTTCTGCGGTAAAGTCAGCAGGTATTAAATCAATAGTTAAACCTTGTTTTTCAAGTAGTTTTCCGGTTTTATTTCCAATGGCTGCCAATTTGCAAGTTATGGATTTGATAAAATCCGGGTAGAACTTGTTGAGTGAAACTATTGTTGTTGGTGAAGTAAATACAATCCAATCAAATTCATCTTTTTTTGCAACAAAATCTTTTAGGGATCGTGTGTTCACCGGTTTTAAATCAAGTGTTGGAGC
This window of the Methanobrevibacter sp. V74 genome carries:
- a CDS encoding winged helix-turn-helix transcriptional regulator; the encoded protein is MRAFKKRGALTHFQILSEISKQDPHLKQKDLAEKLGITVQAVSENIKTLMELGYITSKDGRSPYKITQDGIDKVKKDAINLRKYSDSVLETMNHYKTIWPAIAKENLDKDDIVGLFMEDGVLYAHKKEENATGVVLDDAEEGMDVALTNLTGIIDMGLGEVTVINVPTIKDGGSKSCDFELIKNIYEKGTNTGEKIDRIAIAGTVSRAVALKLGMPISIEYAAPQATANAARKGLNVLAICVGDMSKAFTRELENQKIKFNIIDGGK
- the recJ gene encoding single-stranded-DNA-specific exonuclease RecJ, with translation MMQIPQLMSEQYREAKKIIQSSEDIKVYSHIDCDGICSGAILSTILDRLNKNHEIEFVNLDVLDNIDLDHDLTIFSDLGSGQLIDTNAKKSQKIIILDHHPPLRDLDYKNGKDYTYLEINPIHHGIDGSYYVCGGGLCYFLSKEFGYDDLSWIGVLSAIGDMQNTHSGHFEGLNKIIQQDAIDGGYLEVIENDINIYGRNTRPLFVALSYFNDVKLPITNNTSETMAILEELGIDEKNNRKTLNELTMEDKGKLYQKLSGMIAKEVPGNYVKYISQLIIGDSYTFLQESKDSFLRDASEFSTAMNACGRNHEEKIAMEVLKGDRVAALDELEVVNRDHRHNLAQSIEQVAEDADSNIVELENLQYFDGTGIKPEIVGTITGMILGYCNWKKPIIGFTQTDDGGIKVSLRCSRLLSYDGIHFGNIIRNIASKVGGSGGGHSMACGAYIPFDKKSEFIKQFNNSLEGKLTK
- the glf gene encoding UDP-galactopyranose mutase, coding for MDDYKYVIVGAGLSGLTLAERIANELDEQVLVIEKRNHIGGNVYDFYKDDILIQKYGPHIYHTNHKDVHDYLSQFTKWIDYEHKVLSYVDGKLVPMPICIDTLNALYDLDLDEESMKKWIDEHKEDIDEIKSSQDVVLKNAGRDIYEKLFKNYTEKQWGTSAANLSPSVISRIPFRFNHDTRYFEDTYQGMPKEGFTQMCKNMIKSDEIHVGLNSDYKDYIHKINYSTLIYTGPIDYFYDYKYGELLYRCLNFVYDILDQDSYQETGVVNYPNDPYFTRITEFKKLTQQKVDGKTAIMKEYPGFNGEKCYPYPTKEYLDKFKLYEAEMEKEENVIFAGRLAKYKYYNMDLVVKDALDLFENQIK
- a CDS encoding signal recognition particle subunit SRP19/SEC65 family protein, with amino-acid sequence MITVWPQYLNKNLTLKEGRKIAKVDAVKEPTLNDIERALKRLGLTHTIQKEFSYPGKWYEKSGRALVEWDKTKLELIREVSLEIKKMRN
- a CDS encoding uroporphyrinogen-III synthase, which translates into the protein MSKPVVAITRPKDRAQKACEIVERLGGEAILAPTLDLKPVNTRSLKDFVAKKDEFDWIVFTSPTTIVSLNKFYPDFIKSITCKLAAIGNKTGKLLEKQGLTIDLIPADFTAEGLIDEFKKHGITGKVIGIPRTASARPVLPEELEKLGNEVILAEAYKSLFPMDSKAVKDLISKIENKKIDAITFTSPLTVENFFEIVEDKEKIAKFLSDNLITVSIGPITAKVLEKYNVAYIYPDTYTVPDMMELLFEKLKEQ